A stretch of DNA from Nitrospinota bacterium:
TATTCTGAGGAAACATGATTTCCTTACGGATGTAAGGATAATCACCATTCCCGATCACGCAAAAAAGACGGTCGATATATATATCCATACGCGGGATCAGTGGTCCTTTATTGCTGGAGGGACATATGGCGGAACTTCCGAAAACCAGGAGTTTGGATTGGATATCGGCGAAAAGAATCTGTTCGGCCGAGGCCAGACACTGAATTACTCGATACGTCGCTCAAATGAAGGTTATAGCCATACCATAGGCTTCACGGATTCTACCGTGATGAATACCAGGTATAACTTCGGGTTGGCGCATAATATTTTTCAGGATGAACTACAGTATGAGGCGAAATTTGAAAAACCTTTTTACTCCATCTCTACCAAAAAAGCCCACGGAATAAAATATTTCTTCAAGGATCACAGCGAGCCGAGATTCGATTTCAGGAATTACCGCCTGGAAGCATTTTACGGGCAGAGCGTGGAACTTCGAGGAGATGATATTTTGAGGGCGCAACTGATACTCTCTCTCGGTGAACAGGTGGTGAAAAGGGATGACAGGAGGATCGTTACCAACCGCGACAACAAGGCTGTCGCCGCCATAGATTTTCACCTGGATCCTTTCAATTATGAAAAAACCACCTACCTTGAAAAATACAGGGAGGTAGAGGATGTACGAATTGGTCCTTTGATAGAGCTAAAACTTGGCAAAAGATTTGAAACGCTAGGCTCCACATCCCCGGAGGCCGCAGGAGAGATATCGATCGAGAAAAATTTCAAGCTGAACAGGCGCGATTTTTTCACCTCAACATTTATTTCAAGGTGGTTCGACAGGGAATTCAACCAGGAATATTATGAGCTCGACCTGAAATATTATTGGCGTGACTTTAAATACCAGTCGATAGTTTTTCATTTGTCCACCGCAAGACTGGAGAGTGATACCAACAGTTTTCAGATAGGGGGAACCACGGGGCTTCGGGGATTCAAAAAGGATCAGTTTGAAGGCAAGGAAAAACTGATCATAAACATTGAAGACCGGATATTTACATACAAATCATTTTATTACGGGATATTCGAACCTGGATTTGTTCTGTTCATGGACTTGGGGAATACCTGGGATAAGGGGAAAGGGGACAAGTTCGATTACCTCTACCGCTCGGTTGGAGCCGGTTTCAGGCTAGCACTTTTGAAAGCGCCCGGTATCAGCTTGATACGGGTCGATTTTGGCATACCGCTTGGTTCCGATAATTCGCCGATAATAACAGTCGGCGTGGACGGCTTTTTCTGATACGGGAAAAGCGCAGTGTACGCGCTATTAATGGTGAAGAGTGGAGGAGTCGCCAGTCGAAGTTGACGGTGACTCAGAGAGGGAATCCCTCATGAGATTGTATGCCTGATCAGGTTTTTCCATGCATATGGCAAGTATTTGATCGGCCAGCCTTGAAATTTCAAACCTCCTTTTATGTCTGCTTTTAAGCACGGAAATTTTGGGATGCGTGGTGTTCTCAAGTTTTTCCGAAGATGTCATAAGCTCCTCGTGAAGTTTTTCACCAGGCCGAAGTCCCGTATATGTAATGCTTATTTCCTTTCCTGGGGTGAAGCCGGCGAGTTTTATCACATCTTCCGCGAGGTCCGCTATCCTTACCGGTTTGCCCATATCGAGGATCATTGTATCGCCATCCTCGCCTATGAGCGTGGATTGTAGGATTAGGAGCACAGCCTCCGGTATTGTCATGAAGTAGCGGGTGATATCCCGGTGCGTAACTTTCACAGGCCCACCGTTCTTTATCTGATTTTTAAAGATCGGAATTACGCTCCCATTACTCCCAAGCACGTTGCCGAATCTGACCGAGAGAAACTTCGTATCGCTTTTTTCAGAGAGGTATGTCGTATATATCTCTCCGAGTCTTTTTGTCCATCCCATCACATTGGCAGGATTCACGGCCTTGTCGGTAGAGATGAATACAAAAGCTTCCGCCGAGTTATCGTGGGCCATATCCCCTACGTTCTTGATGCCGGCGACATTGTTATGAATAACTTCGTCCACGTTCATTTCCATAAGCGGTACATGTTTCAGCGCCGCCGCGTGGTAAACCATGTGAGGTTTGTGCTTTGCGAATATTTTTTCAACCTTTGTCCTGTCGGTAACATCCGAGCAGTAAAAGGTGGCTGGAATGTTCGGTGCTAGCTCCTTCAGTTCCTGTTGCAGGTAGAAGAGCGGTGTTTCCCCGATGTCCACGCAGATGAGTTCGGATGGTTTGAACTCGATTACCTGTTTGCAAAGCTGGCTTCCTATGGACCCTGCCGCGCCGGTAACGAGCACCCTCTTGCCGATAAACATCCCCTCGATCATCGTATAGTCTATCTTTACAGGCTCTCTTCCAAGGAGATCATCGATTGAAATATCCTTTAGCTGTGAAACGCCGACATTTTGATGAAGCACATCAAGATAGTTCGGGATAGTCCTGCACTGTACGCCGAGTCTCTGGCAGGTCATGTATGCTTTCGTTAGAGAGTCCTTGTCGGGATTGGAGGCTATCATCAGTTCGTCTATATGGAACCGGCTAATTAGCGCCTCAAGGTCGTCAAGGTTTCCAAGGTGGTGTACATCGTGAATTATGATGCCATTGTAGTTGGGGTCGTTATCAATGAGGCCGACTATATGGAATGGGTTTCCGGACTGGGAAGAGAGTATGGAACGTACCAGCATCTCACCCCTCACGTCAGCGCCGTAGATCAATACCCGTTTTGAATTCTTTGAGTATTTCGTTTTCCAGAGGCGATTTCCGAACATTCCGGCGAATACGCTGTGAAGCAGCTGTTTGGAATAAAAGATCCTTATCAGGATCCTGAATGCGCCTACAAAGGAGATGGCAAGGAAAGTATCAATCAGGAGCACCGCGCGCGAAATCGATTGGCCAGGGTAGAGGAAAGCAAATCCGCCTACGATGAGCAGGAGCGAGAGTAACGATGCCCTTATGATCTTCGCCATGTCGATGATGCCTGTATATCTCCATGGGCCGGTATGCAAACCGACCGATGCGAAAACGAGTATCTTTATCAGGATTATCGGAATTATGGTCGATCGATAGATTGAAATCGCAAACGGGTTCATCCCTTCGAAACGGAGTAGATATGCGCAGGTGTATGAAGAGAAAAGGAGTATAAGATCGCCAAGGAGAATAATGACCCTGTTTAGAGTAAAGATGTTTGCGAATTTCATATGTCCGATATTATATAGCAGTATATCTTTCTATGCATCGGGCAAAAATGACGGGCATGAGGCTGGAAAATCGATGGCCGACAAATATCCGGGCAAGGATGGACGACCATTATTTAGTGAACTTGGATGCTAAAAGGTTTTGATGCTCAAGAAACCTTGGTGCCGCAACTGCTGCAGAATTTCGCCGATGTCTCAAGTTTATTCCCGCAGGCGGAGCAGAATTTTTTCACGGCTGATTCAGATTTCATAGCGGTGACCTTTGCCCCTTCTGATTCGGAAGCCTTTTTGTATGAATCTATCTCCTTCATCAGTTTTATCGCGTCGGCTTCGTATCTGTTTTTCAGCTGTAAATAATCCTCTTCATCTATTTTTCCGGTCTCGAATTCAAATTCAAGGTCCTTTATGGTCAGAAGAGATGTATCTTTGCGATAAAGGAGCTTATGGTATTCATCCCCCTCAAGTATCCCTGTATAGAGTGCAGATTCCGGCCTGTAAATAGGATATCCAAGGTAAGCGATAAGCGCGACAAGTATCAATAATTCAATAGCTAGCATTATGTGTCCAAATTCCTTAATTCTTCTTTCAGTTTATCTGCATAGGGGTCGTTCACATCTTTTCCCCCCGCAATAGCGATAGAACTCTTGGATGTTATCCTCTTTGTCCATGTTTTCAAAACTAAAACTATCAGGAGGCCTACCACGAGAATGGCGAGAAACGGGGTAATCCACGCAAAGATATTGAAACCCTTGAAAGAGGGGCTGGCCATTATCGCCTCACCCTTCAGAGAAACGAGTTTGGCAATAACCTCCTCGCGGCTTAGGCCGGAAACGACTGATTCACGAACCTCCTGCCGTACCGGAATGGCGAAACCGCAGTTTTCGTGGGGGCAGGTCTTTATGGTGGTTCCGCACCCGCAGAGACACGACATATTTGAGCATAGATCCTGAAAGAGAGCTTCGTTCTCAGCAGCAGTTCTTGGTATTTCAGTTACGCCCCAGGCGGAGGTTGATAGCAGTGCCACAAGTAATAATGCCAATTTATTCATCGGGGTAGTTTAGCATACGTAACCGCCGGTAAAACTCTTTTTTCAGCAATATTGAACGGTTTATTACATTTTACTAAAACCCTGGGGGACTATTTATTGACCCCGGCGACGGCAGGGCTTAATATATCCCCCTGACTTTTACCCGTATAACGGGATTTTTGGGAGAGACATTGTGAATTATTTTGACCGACTAGGGTTTATATCATCCCGCTCTACAATGGGATCTGATATCAGCCTTGTTTTGGCGGTTGTTTTTACATCCATGTTCATTTATGCGGGCTACCTGGCGAGGCAGGGGGACGGCATGGTGCATAGAAGGGTGATATTCGGCTCGATGACCGCGATGTTCGGCTATTTTATTTATTACTATAAAATCAGGCGGCTCGGGTATGTCAGCTTTTCGGATCAGCTTGGGATGAGCGGTGAAAATTCGCTAAGGTCGGCATTATTCAAACCGGTCTTATTGCTCCACTTTACGATTGTCTCCCTTTCCACCTTTGCCTCTTTTTACACGGTAATTTCCGGCATCAGAGGCGCTGTGTCAAGAGGTGGCAAACTCATACTGGAAAAAACAAGGTTACCGCTGTCGAGACCGCTCTGGATAGCGGGGCTCGTTTGGCTCGGCTTGTTGTTGTGGTGGGTCTTTTACTGGTGGGGAGGGGTTCACCGCGGCGACCTCGGCCTCACCTACAAGTTGATGTTCGTAATGCTTGGATATGCCATCCCTGCCGCAATAGCCTTGACGATTCATAAAGTATTTCCATTTGCCGAGGAGAGACACAGGTTCATGGGGAGGCTAACCGTGGGACTTTTCATCACGCTGCTCTTCACCAGTATTGCGACCTATTCGCTCCTTTATGTATTTTGACATGTTTTTTTGAGAGGGTTTTAAATTGTAAAGAACATATATGTCCTTCTGGACAATTCAAAATATTCGCTTTGGAGCCTCGATTTTGCGATAGAACTAGCGAAGGAATCGGGGGGAACTCTTATAGGTAATCATGCCTACGCCGCGAAACTTCACGAGGACAGGTTCATTCAGATGGAGCCCGGCCTCCCCGAAAAGTACCAGGAACCGACAGAGCTTCAGAAACAGAGGGATATTCACGGTTCGCTGATAGAGAAGGGGCTTGAGCTTATTTCCGATTCCTATCTCGATGTGTTCCAGAAGAGATGCGATGAGAATGGCGTAACCTGTCAAAGAAAGATGTCTGAAGGAAAGAATTACTCGGAGCTTGTGAAAGATATCCAGGGGTCAAATTACGACCTGGTTGCGATGGGGGCGCGAGGCCTCGGCTCGGTGAAAACCACACAGCTCGGCTCCGTCTGCGAGAGGGTAACGAGAAGGATAAAGGTAGATACCCTGATAATGAAAAACAGCATTAAGGTCCGGGGGGGGCATATTGTGGTCGGCATCGATGGAAGCGAGGAGTCGTTCTCGGCCATGCGGACAGCTATCCAATTGAACAAGATTATGGGGTGCCGGATATCGGCGCTGGCGGTCTTCGATCCCGATTTCCATTACACGGTATTCAACAGCATTGCCAAGGTGCTGTCGGAAGAGGCAGGCAAGGTTTTCAAATTCAAGGAGCAGGAGAAGCTCCATGAGGAGATAATCGATTCCGGTCTGGAAAAAATATATAAGGACCACCTTGACCAGGCAGTGGCGATGGCCAAAGCCGAAGGGGTTGAGGTCGAAGCCGAAGTCCTTTCAGGAAAGGCGTTCGATGCTCTGCTTGACTGGATAGAGGGGAAGGAGATCGCCCTCCTTCTTCTTGGAAGGGTCGGCGTACATTGCGATAACGGCCTCGATATAGGTTCAAACGCCGAGAACCTTCTTAGGAACGCGGATTGCAACATCATGCTTTTCAGCAGCAAGGTGAAGCCGGAATCAAAGGACTATGAAAAGGGGGAACGCATTGAATGGGAAGCGGGCGCCCTGAAGATGCTGGAGCGGGTCCCATCTTTCGTAAGGAACATGGTGAAAGGGCATATAGAGGCCAATGCGCGGAAAAAGGGGATGGATAAAATAACCGAAGAGTACGTTGTAGAACAGCGCAAGAAAATGATGGGGCGGTAAAGTGTCGTTCATACCTTACGCGGTATCCTGGAACCTTACAAAAAGCTGTAACCTCGCCTGCAAACACTGCTATATAGACGCAACCGTCCGCGGGACAGGTGGGGACGATGAGCTTTCGACGGAAGAGACATACAAGATACTCGAACAGATAGCCGGTGTGAATCCCGGCGTGGTGCTGATACTCACCGGCGGCGAACCCCTCATGAGAAGGGACATTTACGACATATGTAAAAAGGCCTCCTCCCTCGGAATGATGGTTGTTCTCGGAACGAACGGGACGATGATCACAAAAGAAGCTGTCGCGAAGCTGAAGGCGTCAGGCGTTTCCGGCATCGGGATAAGCATAGACTCCCTAAAGGCCGAAGTGCACGATGCGTTCCGAGGAAGCCCCGGCTCCCTGGCAAAGGGGATGGAGGGGCTAAAACTGGCGCGCGATGGCGGGCTGGAGATACAGGTGCAGACTTCGGTCTCACATGAAAATGCCGAAGAGATACCGCTCATCGCCGAATGGGCGCACAGACTCGGGGCGAGGGTGTTCAATCTCTTCTTTCTCGTATGCACAGGAAGAGGGGAGACCGTCACCGATATCTCGCCGGAGGGTTATGAAAAGATACTGAAATGGTCAGCCGACAACCAGGGTTCCTTTGAAGGGATGATGATAAGGCCGAAATGCGCCCCGCACTTCAAGCGAATACTCTACCAGGCCGACAAGGAGAACCCCCTGCTGAATACATATATCGCCGCATGCAGGGCCGGAACGCATTACTGCCGGATTACGCCGGAGGGGAAGGTTTCCCCCTGTCCGTACATGCCGGATGTGGCGGGGGACCTTAAAAGCGACGATTTCGGCAAAATATGGGGCTCATCGGAGGAGTTTGTCCGGCTCAGAACCCCTGAGTACGGCGGTAAATGCGGAATCTGTCAGTACCGTCTTATGTGCGGCGGATGCAGGGCGAGGGCGCACGCAACGCTTGGCGATATCATGGCAGAGGATCAGTGGTGCGTGTATGAGCCGCTCTCCGAGGAAGAGGCGATAAGGAACGTAGATACGGAATCGAAGTTCGATTCAAGCGCAACCCCGACGCCTTTAAGCGATAAATGGAGCGATGAGGCGAAAGAGAAAATGGGGAAAATGCCGGTATTCGCCCGGGCCATAGTACAGAAAACGGTCGAGAAATATGCAGATGAGAAAGGGATAAATGAAATTACGGTCGAGGTGATGAGAACAGCCGCCCCGGCGCCGGGTCCTTTCGCAAAAAGCATCGAGGAGGCGAAGAAGAGTGAGCCGGTCACTGGCGAACTGGAGTGGGACGACGACGCACGGGAGAGGGTAAAGAACTCCCCCGATTTCGTGAGGCCCGGCATACTGAAGCTGATGCAGAAGCGGGGGAAAGAGCGGGGGCAGAAGAGAATCACATCCGAATTCCTCACTGAGATACGAAACGAGTCGATGATGCTTGTCACCCGTAGGATGAAGAAGCTCGGATTCAGCGAGCTGGACATGAAATCGTGGGACGCGGCAAAGGAGAAGTTCAGCAAGGTTCCCCACAAACTGAGCGTGATAGACAGGATAACGGGCGCCTTGAAAAGCCGGGAGAAGCCGAATGAGATGATACTGGAAAAATTCGGAACATATTTCGAGGATGATTCCGAGAAGATCGGCTGGACGAAAGAGGCGCGAGAGAGGCTCGATAAGACCCCTTTCTTCGTAAGGAAAAAGGCGAAAGATTTTATCGAAAATTACGCGAAGGAGCATGGCTACAAGTACATCACCGATACAGCGGTAAATGAAGCGATGGAAAAGCTCCCCTTTGCCAAAATGATGAAACGGTCATGAAGGAATATCTGAAACAGGGGTCGGCAACTTCACTGTCATCCCCGCGAATGCGGGAATCCAGGTGCCCATCTGTTGCCTCCTGTTCGAAAGCAGGCGCAAACACCATCTGCATTTGGCAGGATTTTCAGGAAGGTTATTAAAACTATGGACAACAACGAAACGCAACAGCCATTTTTCGGAAAGTCGCTGAAGATAATAGGGGGGCTTTTCTTTTTCATGCTTGTCGGGGTGATGCTCATCGCCTATTCCACTCCGCATAACGTGACGGAAGCGGATATTCAGCGCGCCAAGGATAAGGATCACGCCACCATTAAGGAGGCAACCGATAAAAATCCCTCCCCGCAGAAGATGGACGGCAAGCTCGGCCCGGTGATCGTATACACTCTCAACGCGACGGAAGAGGGGAAGTGGGCGCACTTCAGTTTTGAGACAGGTGAATTCTCCTCAGACGAGAAAATAAAGCGGGATACCCTGGACTGGGATATCGCCTTCAGCAGGGCAAAGATAGTCACAAACGGCGGCATCACGAATCCGAAGGGGAAGGCCGGGTTGGCGCTGGCAAAGAGTTTTGACTTCGCGTCGGTTGTTGAAGCCCCCAAAGATGGATATCTCCCCGACCAGCCGGCGGAGAACGTCACAAGGGCGAGAAATCCGATAATAGAAAAATGGTATGACTACAACTTCTGGAAGCACCGCCTTTCTCCGCTAGGGACCGTGTACATAATGAGGACGGCAAACGGCGGATACGCGAAATTCCAGATTCTTGATTACTACTGCGAAAAAATTCCAGCCTGCTACACGATAAAGTACCAGTACGACGGAAGAGGCAAAGCCTCCTTCAAAGAGTGATTTGTTGACCAGTAATTTGCTGTAAGCGATCATTCGATTATCCGGCATAGCCGAAATAACAGTCGTGCAATCGTCATGCTGTGTCTATTTCGATGATATTTACCTACTCATCGGATGCAAATTAAAAGATACTGTAAATATCCGTGGAAAAGGTTGGGACCCGGCCTGAGGTTGGGGTAATGGTGAATGGCCGGGTCCCGTCAAGTATCCAGTGCAATAAGGGGTGAGCTTTTGCCTGTTACTATCCTTTAGTTACTTTTTGCAGGAACATGTTTCATCGAAACGACGATTTGTCTCCCTTTCGGCGAATTGGCGAAATCGATGAACTCCTTCACGGAGCCGGTCGGTTCCCCTTTGGTTATGATGTTGTAATCTTCGTAGTATCCGTATTTTCCGGGGAGCGTCTCCTCCGTAGGGAGAACACCGTCAATAGTGAGAACCTTCACATCGGGAGTATCGTATCCGTATAACTGCATTCCGATGGCGTCGACGTTCTCGCTTACCAGGACGTTTGTGCCGGTAACAGGATTCCCCTTGGTCTGCGGAATTATCCTGTTTACTTTCGGGCCGGGCGAGGCAGCCTGATAAGACATCGTTTCTGTCACGCAGGGGGGGAGCATTACATTGCGGATGGCGCTATCGGTTCCCCCCACCTCTTTCCAATTTGTTATCTGGCCGCTTAGTATCCCTTCAAGCTGTTCCTTTGAGAGGCCGTTTACAGGATTGGCTTTGTTCACCACCATGACTATAGGGGCCTTGGCAATTACGCTGCTTTCTACCCCCTTCGGGAGGGTATGGCTGGAGAAGTTGAATGTGCTTACCCCGATGTTCACTTCTCCGTCGCTCGCTTTTACCACTCCGCTCCTGCACGATCCGGTGGAGACAATGACCTCTGTGCCTGTCTCCGCCTTGAAAGCCTCGCCAAGTTTTGTGGCAAGCGGCGCCGAACATGGATCGCCGTGGATCGTAAGCTTCCCGGCGGCTTTTCCGTATGCCGGGACCGATATTGAAAAAATAGAAACCGCGAGAATCAGTTTTCCTACAGTTTTCTTGCTCATGCTGTCACTCCATTTGAAATATTGTTAAAAAGCAACATTGACGTTTACCTGTGTCCTTGAGATCTTGGTTTTCCCGCTTAGGGCGTTGGTGTTTTCATCCGTGGTGATCAACTCGTTCTTTGTTTTGTGCTCATACAGCCGGATATCGATAGTCGCCCCTTGCTGGGTGTAAATGTCGAACTGTATCTTCGAGCCGGTGAAGTTCGACGAATTCGGAAAATCGTCCTGCGCCCATGTCCCCATGAGTGGAACGGAGGCGTAGCCGATATCGTAGTAGCAGTACCTGATCCCGAAAGATTCCATCAGCCTCAGGTTGATGAAGGCGACAAGGCCGGAGGTGTCGGGGCTCTTCGCGTTATCCCCCCCTCTCTCTTCCACCTTTACATCCGAAAGCATGTACTCAATCCCGACTTTTGCCAGACCGATCTTTACCTCTGTACCGAGATAGTTGTAGGTGGCGTCTCCACCAGGAATGTCGGTCAGTGTTTCAGCCGGATCCCTGTCCGTTTCGTCCGCTATCAGCGAGGCAACAGTAAGTTTAATTCCCGCATTTCCGATCTTTCTGCCGTGGTCCATGGTTATTAGCGAAGCGATATCATTTGACGCCTTATGGTCGTTGTTAGCTACGGTAAACCTTCCAACCGAAAACCCCGATCTGGCCTCGTTGTATACTGCGTTGTAGCCGAGCGCTATTCCACCTGGATTGAAATCGCCGTCTATCCATGTTTCCAATATTTGCTTGGTTGGTAATGAATTCTTTCCCGCCCAGGTCCAGAATCCGCCACTTTTGAATTTAACGTATGCCTTGTCCGTGCCGAAGTTGGCATTGCCTAGCGCTTTTGCCTCTCCCGGTCCGTCGCTAAGTGTCTGGTGGGGGGAGTGGAGGTCGTTTGAACCTGTTGCCAGCCTGAATCCTGCTTCCACATTGGGGCCACCGCTGTATACCCCCCCGATGCGGAGCCTGACTCTTTCGCGGGTTCTCTGCATTGAGTTGTCCCCTGTTTTTGATTCGTTGTTGTCCACTTCATAGCGGAAACGGAGATCGCCGAGGAGATCCAGCTTTTTATCGCCATCCTTCCAGACGGTTTTCTCCGCGAAAGAGTTCCCCGCCCCCGCAAGGAGAGCAAACATCATTACGAAAGCAAAAACATGAATTCTGAAATGTAAATTTAGCACGCAGTAATTTCCCCTATGAAATAATTGATAACCTTTACGGCCGAACCGTGTCCCCCCTGTTGCATATATCTGCAAACCTTTTGCATCTATTTTGTGTCCTTATATGCTACCAGCCGTTCAAAATTATTGAAAGGCTTGCCGTCGGCCTCAATATACGGATCGGGTCCGAAGTAGTTTAGAGGCACCCCAGCCTGCGCCGGGGAGAGGATGATATCCCGCCCTACGCTGAAGGTGATCCGATTTTCGCATATTGATCCCCAGAAGTAATCCTTCTTTGATAGATCCTTTCGCGCTTCGGAGATGTCAACGGGAATCCAGCCGTAACCGGCGATGAAGAATTTCGCCCAGCAGTGGTAACCCCCTTTTTTCAAGTCGGCCTGGGATTTTCCGGGGGTGAGCGGGTAGCCCATTTCGAATTTTACCGGTATTCCTTCAGAGCGCATCATCGAGGCAAATAGTGAGTGGAAATCGGTGCAGTTGCCGTAGCCTTCCCCTTTTCCTTCAATCGACAGGCAGACGCGGTTTACGTCACCTTGTCCCCAGCCCGGGATCTCTTTGTTGTAGTTCATCTTCGCCAGAATGTACTGGTAAATGGCGTTGGCCTTTTCAATCTCGGTATTTTTACCGGCCGTCGCCTCTTTTGCCATTTTTCTTATAGAGTCGTTGATTATCTCCATCCGTGAGGATTCCATATACGGAGACATTGCTTCGGGATCGGTCGGTATGCCGCTCGTATATGAAAGATCTATCTTCTTTGCGGTTCTTTCCAGCCTTTTTACCATGTATGAAGCCTTGAAGCTGAAACCTTTAGGGTCGGGGTCCTTTATCGCCATGTAAAGCATGCCGTTGCCGTACTTCGTTTCGTAGCTGACTTTTACCTGTGAAGGGGCGTCGATTGTGACCCCTGATATCTCCTGATCCTCGTTTGTAGGCGGATAGGGGATCCACATATTGATCTCTTTGGTTCCCTTGGCGACTTCAGGCACGTTTACGACGTATTCCAGCGTGAAGGATCTGCTGTTTCCGTTTTCAACTGTGTGGCTGTTCGTTTTGGCAATGGTGACAGCCGGTATCGACACCAGAATCACTATTGCAAGTATAATCGCCAAACCTTTTATAATCTTCATTTTCCAAACACCTCAATCTTTCAAGTAAATTAAACATCTGTCGCGCAAAACATTGAGAAGAGGGAAGGAGTCGTGATGGCTGAATGTGAGCATCTGAAAATATCAGAATTTCACGCGCACAACCTTCTCAAAAGCGGGGCCGTGAGGCCTCGAATGAAAAAGAGGGTTCCTTCCCCTTCTTAGGAGGTGAAGGATGGAGGGGGGCGGATCCTGAAGGATCGAGATTCACCGGATTTTCCGGCTATGGTCTGATATGTAATTACAATTTCATGATTGATAACCGCTGTAACTTCAAGCTCGGCTTCAAAAAGATAGTCGACCCTCTTAAGAAGCCCAAGCTCAATGACCGGGCTATTCTGGTCTTGTGAAAGGAAGTTTTTCTCGCCACTTTTTAAAGGGAAAAGGAACGGGGTAGCCGAATGTATGTTCGGTTTGACTTCGAGAGTTGCCAAATGCAGCGTAGGCTGGAGAAAAGTTTCAAAAACAACACCCTGCTGTTCGGTAACATCTTCAAGCGTAATCCAGTAGTTGTTGCCGGAACGGCCTGTGGCGTCCTTATCGGCTCCAGCGAGGACAAGCTCGAAATGGATAATATCTCCCGTATGGTCGGCATTGGCCGTAGCAGGAAATAGAAATCCCGCCAGGGCAACAAGGAGCATTCCAAATCTGAAAGGTTTATTCATACCCTAAAAAGTATGAGCATATTTGCCGGGAATATCAAGGGGGAATATTATAACCATCTGAATGTAATGGACTAATTCACTCCGGGGTTACTTGCTTTTTGATAAATAGTCGGTGAATTTTCGGAGCTACCGGTGTAAAATTCAATTTTCAATATAGGGGAGCGCAGATTTGAAATTCATGACACGACGCTATATCCTCGCCCTGGGGATAATTGCGCTCCTTGCCGTTTTGATGAGTTTCTTCCTTAACCGGGTAATAACATCCCAACAAACAACCGCCGCCGTAATAAATATCAGCGGCGGGCAGAGGATGCTTTCCCAAAGGATAATCTACTACTCCGTGA
This window harbors:
- a CDS encoding putative porin, giving the protein MLNLHFRIHVFAFVMMFALLAGAGNSFAEKTVWKDGDKKLDLLGDLRFRYEVDNNESKTGDNSMQRTRERVRLRIGGVYSGGPNVEAGFRLATGSNDLHSPHQTLSDGPGEAKALGNANFGTDKAYVKFKSGGFWTWAGKNSLPTKQILETWIDGDFNPGGIALGYNAVYNEARSGFSVGRFTVANNDHKASNDIASLITMDHGRKIGNAGIKLTVASLIADETDRDPAETLTDIPGGDATYNYLGTEVKIGLAKVGIEYMLSDVKVEERGGDNAKSPDTSGLVAFINLRLMESFGIRYCYYDIGYASVPLMGTWAQDDFPNSSNFTGSKIQFDIYTQQGATIDIRLYEHKTKNELITTDENTNALSGKTKISRTQVNVNVAF
- a CDS encoding transglutaminase domain-containing protein, with the protein product MKIIKGLAIILAIVILVSIPAVTIAKTNSHTVENGNSRSFTLEYVVNVPEVAKGTKEINMWIPYPPTNEDQEISGVTIDAPSQVKVSYETKYGNGMLYMAIKDPDPKGFSFKASYMVKRLERTAKKIDLSYTSGIPTDPEAMSPYMESSRMEIINDSIRKMAKEATAGKNTEIEKANAIYQYILAKMNYNKEIPGWGQGDVNRVCLSIEGKGEGYGNCTDFHSLFASMMRSEGIPVKFEMGYPLTPGKSQADLKKGGYHCWAKFFIAGYGWIPVDISEARKDLSKKDYFWGSICENRITFSVGRDIILSPAQAGVPLNYFGPDPYIEADGKPFNNFERLVAYKDTK
- a CDS encoding HmuY family protein, encoding MDNNETQQPFFGKSLKIIGGLFFFMLVGVMLIAYSTPHNVTEADIQRAKDKDHATIKEATDKNPSPQKMDGKLGPVIVYTLNATEEGKWAHFSFETGEFSSDEKIKRDTLDWDIAFSRAKIVTNGGITNPKGKAGLALAKSFDFASVVEAPKDGYLPDQPAENVTRARNPIIEKWYDYNFWKHRLSPLGTVYIMRTANGGYAKFQILDYYCEKIPACYTIKYQYDGRGKASFKE
- a CDS encoding substrate-binding domain-containing protein codes for the protein MSKKTVGKLILAVSIFSISVPAYGKAAGKLTIHGDPCSAPLATKLGEAFKAETGTEVIVSTGSCRSGVVKASDGEVNIGVSTFNFSSHTLPKGVESSVIAKAPIVMVVNKANPVNGLSKEQLEGILSGQITNWKEVGGTDSAIRNVMLPPCVTETMSYQAASPGPKVNRIIPQTKGNPVTGTNVLVSENVDAIGMQLYGYDTPDVKVLTIDGVLPTEETLPGKYGYYEDYNIITKGEPTGSVKEFIDFANSPKGRQIVVSMKHVPAKSN